Proteins from one Phoenix dactylifera cultivar Barhee BC4 unplaced genomic scaffold, palm_55x_up_171113_PBpolish2nd_filt_p 000254F, whole genome shotgun sequence genomic window:
- the LOC103719234 gene encoding uncharacterized protein LOC103719234, translating into MDPVASVLDRIKGFLNSTEQFVKGAIQRRFDFHRHDPIGILKRLQREAFSDLMKLRDRQDKVERMLTFYKSRKGSLFPEASTRMKGIIDVAGVLMLRDDQQTYDTLDRAGINSGIDSRFIFETTVRQKDSLVAEFMSSSNDIYYDNDVAGSPLVLAKVMYLAHINELLSVISIPFGAKCNDFRSDMNLAEGRCLTGFTSFSPPLFSQHHGCATGLTVKASNFTASLAELISSLGSEPDAADYRSILSTFWQISYQLSEEAKLTLSGAWKMPSSLSQPIRVSNVAVPKAKLRSHFRPDVMAQASPSATTMSTIGIISGGSAAITLEFDESTKFGGWVEVQKSNPNPSLLQWAITLSDTPDDELGWGLSVGGRVEGQSNVVCLEGFLNFSMGKRASLQPGLVCVMDGKSRTPALVFRSSWFM; encoded by the exons ATGGATCCCGTCGCATCCGTGTTGGATAGAATCAAAGGGTTCCTGAATTCCACCGAGCAATTCGTGAAGGGGGCGATCCAGCGGCGCTTCGATTTTCACCGCCACGATCCA ATAGGGATTCTGAAGCGCTTGCAACGAGAAGCATTTTCTGACTTGATGAAGCTTAGGGATAGGCAGGACAAGGTCGAGCGCATGCTTACATTCTATAAATCTAGAAAAGGAAGTCTTTTCCCTGAAGCCAGCACACGCATGAAAGGAATCATTGATGTGGCTGGAGTATTAATGCTTCGTGATGATCAGCAGACATATGATACCCTGGATAGAGCGGGAATAAATTCTGGCATAGACTCAAGGTTTATTTTTGAGACTACTGTCAGGCAAAAGGATTCTCTTGTAGCAGAATTTATGTCTAGTAGCAATGACATTTATTATGATAATGATGTTGCCGGAAGCCCCCTGGTACTAGCAAAAGTAATGTACCTGGCGCATATTAATGAACTGCTGTCTGTAATTTCAATACCATTTGGAGCTAAATGTAATGATTTTCGTTCTGATATGAACCTGGCAGAG GGCAGATGTCTTACTGGGTTCACTTCATTCAGCCCACCATTGTTTAGTCAACATCATGGCTGTGCTACTGGTTTAACAgtcaaagcatcaaactttacTGCTTCTTTGGCTGAGTTGATTTCTAGTTTGGGGTCTGAACCAGATGCTGCTGATTACAGGAGTATCTTGAGCACATTTTGGCAAATTTCATACCAGCTATCAGAAGAAGCTAAACTCACTTTGTCTGGTGCCTGGAAAATGCCTAGTTCATTGTCACAGCCTATTAGAGTCAGTAATGTTGCCGTACCAAAAGCCAAATTGCGATCCCATTTCAGACCTGATGTAATGGCACAAGCATCCCCTTCTGCCACTACAATGTCTACCATAGGAATTATATCAGGAGGATCTGCTGCCATAACATTAGAGTTTGATGAAAGTACAAAATTTGGGGGATGGGTTGAGGTGCAAAAGTCAAACCCAAACCCCAGTCTCTTGCAGTGGGCCATCACCTTATCTGATACTCCGGACGATGAGCTAGGCTGGGGTTTGAGTGTGGGAGGAAGGGTTGAAGGGCAATCAAATGTTGTTTGTTTGGAAGGCTTTCTCAATTTCAGTATGGGTAAGAGAGCCAGCTTGCAGCCTGGTCTTGTGTGTGTAATGGATGGGAAAAGTCGAACCCCCGCACTGGTGTTTCGATCAAGTTGGTTTATGTGA
- the LOC103719250 gene encoding uncharacterized protein LOC103719250, translating to MEPEKRKLRREEEILETALAAAGAALFVSGLKKLLPCILKQWPVASVVTPSLLLFLLLNLIIASIVVISVHPKCGTESKCKSPTDGVKRKKKSRQRGRRSSSPASTMEKKQMEFVELGGDEGEEDGDAEELNARVEAFITAFRRQLRVDSFSSGGIHHRTSYAGTPSCLVDHECY from the coding sequence atggagccggagaagaggaagttaagaagggaagaagagatccTAGAGACGGCCTTGGCGGCAGCCGGAGCTGCTCTCTTTGTCTCAGGCCTCAAAAAGCTCCTGCCTTGCATTCTAAAGCAATGGCCGGTGGCTTCGGTGGTCACTCCATCTCTGCTTCTCTTCCTGCTTCTGAACCTTATCATTGCTTCCATAGTTGTTATCTCGGTCCACCCTAAATGTGGCACTGAGAGTAAGTGCAAGTCTCCAACTGATGGggtcaaaaggaagaagaagagcaggcaAAGAGGGAGGAGATCGAGCTCTCCGGCTTCGACGATGGAAAAGAAGCAGATGGAGTTTGTTGAGCTGGGAGGGGATGAGGGAGAGGAGGATGGAGATGCAGAGGAACTGAACGCAAGGGTGGAGGCTTTCATAACGGCGTTCAGGAGGCAGCTCAGGGTTGACTCATTCTCTTCGGGTGGTATTCATCACCGAACCAGTTATGCTGGAACTCCATCTTGTTTGGTGGATCATGAGTGTTATTAA